TTTGCAACAGCAGAGCAAAACCTGTAGACTGTATTAGCAATTAAACAAGAGATTATGGGGTTCACTCACAAGAGCCATTTGATTGAATCGTAAGGTCTGTAATGGGTAGATGACTTTTCCATTCTATGCAATTTGGCGAAACAGTAAACCCGCAAAACTCTTTCAATACAACGTGTTCAATTTTGGTCTCCTTACTCAATTCTAGAAATGGTCGCAAGagtttcactttctttcctcgttCTCAAAAGTCCTGCTTAcaaaattcattaattaaataaagtaaaaaaaaactcCATTCTTGATTACTTTGTAGAACATATGGTCCAACCTGAAAACCCAACCCCCCACTATATATACCCCTCGATAGCTTGCATCCTCTTCTCCAAGCAAACCAAATTCACCTTCTTGTTCTTTATATTATCCTTTTTctgttatttttctcataaccatGGTGCTCTCAAAATTAGCTTCAGAGTCTGATGTCTCCGTACATTGCACCTTCGCCTCTCGCTATGTCCGGGAGTCACTTCCAAGGTAATTAGAAACTTTCTTTATCGTTTCTTTAAACATTTGTTGAGTCTTGATGAGAACGGAACTAATTAATGGTGGTGGATGTGCAGGTACAAGATGCTGGAGAACTCAATACCCAAGGAAGCTGCATTCCAGATTATAAACGACGAGCTGATGCTGGATGGGAAGCCAAGGCTGAACTTGGCATCCTTTGTGACTACTTGGATGGAGCCTGAATGTGATAAGCTTATTATGGACGCCATGAACAAGAACTATGTTGACATGGATGAGTACCCTGTTACCACTGAGCTTCAGGTATATATCTCTCTTTTGCAGAAACACATGGAGACAGGAAtccagattttttttttaatggatatgaattatgttaattaatttattatgcaTTTTAATCACCAATGAGCTTCAGTCATATTGCAGTTAGTCTTGAGACGTCTGTTAGGTTTTGAGTTGGAATTACAATCAATTGTATAAAAGAAACATAGAGCCTTTTAAGATTAAAATAATCTTTTTGCACttgtaatttatttctaaatctaattTGCAGGATTCTTTGCACttgtaatttatttctaaatctaattTGCAGGATTCTTAATTGTGTAAAAAAGATAATGgattattttcattcatttgaATTGTCAAATTGATTAATCGGTTAATCTCTATGTACAGAATCGGTGTGTGAACATGATAGCACATCTATTCAATGCACCGCTGGGAGACTCCGAGGCGGCCATCGGCGTCGGAACAGTGGGATCATCGGAGGCTATAATGCTTGCAGGGCTTGCTTTCAAGAGAAAGTGGCAGAACAAGCGCAAGGCTGAAGGAAAACCTCATGACAAGCCCAACATTGTCACTGGTGCCAATGTTCAGGTATGCTGGGAGAAATTTGCAAGGTACTTTGAAGTTGAACTCAAGGAAGTGAAGCTAAGGGAAGGCTACTATGTCATGGACCCTAAAAAAGCTGTGGAAATGGTGGACGAAAACACTATCTGTGTGGCTGCCATCTTGGGTTCTACCCTTAATGGAGAATTCGAAGATGTCAAGCTTCTGAATGATCTGTTGTTAGAGAAGAACAAAGTCACTGGGTGGGATACTCCCATTCACGTGGATGCAGCTAGTGGAGGATTTATTGCACCATTCTTGTGGCCAGAGCTTGAATGGGACTTCAGGCTTCCATTGGTGAAGAGCATTAATGTCAGCGGCCACAAATATGGTCTTGTCTATGCTGGAGTTGGGTGGGTCATTTGGAGGAGCAAAGAAAACTTGCCTGAAGAGCTCATCTTCCACATCAACTACCTGGGAACTAATCAACCCACTTTCACTCTCAATTTCTCCAAGGGTAAGCAAATTAGTAACTACTCTTCATGATCAACATTGATGGGAAAAATTCACTAAATTGAGCTTGTGATTTGCAGGTTCTAGCCAAATCATTGCTCAGTACTATCAACTGATCCGCCTAGGCTACGAGGGGTACCGAAATGTGATGGAGAATTGCCACCAAAACGCTATTGTCCTGAAAGAGGGACTAGAGAAAACAGGACGCTTCAACATTGTGTCCAAGGAAATTGGAGTTCCCCTGGTGGCATTTTCACTAAAGGACAATACCCGACACACCGAATTTGAGATAGCTGAAATGCTACGTCGTTTCGGATGGATTGTCCCTGCCTACACCATGCCAGCAGATGCTCAGCATGTGACAGTGCTCCGCGTGGTTATTAGAGAAGATTTCTCTCGCACTCTGGCGGAGCGCATTGTGCTTGACATCACAAAGGTGCTCCACGACCTGGATTCGCTGCCTGCCAAAATCAACGCTAGAATGTCTGTTGTAGCTGAACAGAAGAATGGTACGGTGGTGAAGAAAACTGCCATTGAGACCCAGAGGGAAATCACCACTTACTGGAAAAATTTTGTCATGGCCAAGAAGAATAACAACAACACTATTTGTTAACAGCTTAAAGGCTTCCTGATGAAAAGGAGGaggattcccttttttttttttgaatttttcagaaattttaatttattttctctaTAATCTAAATGTGATCCTATCCCTGAGTCCTGATAATTTAAACACAATCCTATAAAACAgtttattactattatttttttctctttgaTGGAAAGAAAGCAATGTAATTTGAATTTGTTTTAATGGAAAATTAAATTACTCACACTTATCCCATTGTTCttcttgttattaatattttagtgaTAGCAATCAGCAAACAGCCAAGTACACTGGACGATGCCTATAAGTGGTTTTGCGAAATTCTCCAGGAAAATTTGGAGAACTGGCCTTCCATTTTGCCTATCTCAATTTGCTGGTCCTGAAAGTGGAGAAATAAGCAGCTTTTTCAAAATTCAAATCTAGCCCCAGATTTTGAAGTTCATTTTTCCAGGGAGCTATTCTAAAGGAGTGCAGCAAGCTTGGGATGGAGATCTGCTGCATTATATGAAATCCAAGAATCAAGAAGATATCTTTAATTGGATGGGATCAAGAAAACCTCATGACTAGCCTAGCGTTGTCACTAGTGCCAATGCTCAGTTTTGCTGGGAGAAATTTACAAGGTACTTAGAGATTGAACTCAAGGAATTGAAGCTAAGGGAAGGCTAATGAGTCTTGGACCCTGCAAAAGCTATGTAAATGGTGGATGAAAACGCTATTGCCTTCTTGGGTTCTACTGTCAATGTGGAATTCGATGATATCAAGCTGATTAATGATCCGTTGGTAGAGAATGCATTCATTGGACGGGATATACTCTTATTCACGCGGATGGAGTGGTGGATTTGTTGCAGTATGCATGTGGCCAGAGGCCTAGAGCTTGAATAGACTTAGGCTTTCATATTGGAAAAGGGCATTAACGATAGCGACCATAAATATGGGCTTGTTTATGCAGTATTTGGGTGGATTCATTTGAAGGAGCCAACAGGAATTGCCTAAGAACTCATCTCTAGCATAAAGTATTACCTCCATACTTACTCCACTTTTATTATATGTAGCATTTaagttttttgtttttatttaaaattatctgtaacatttaaaatattaaaatatattaatattttttttaaattttacctaataaatatttatataaaaagtaattaagtatgataaaagttaattattaattttttttttataaaaatgagattatTATCGTTTCCTTAAAATTATCTTTATATACATATCAATGTTCTTTAATACATAATACAAAAAACACTAAGCAATTAACATAGAAaaagttaagaaaataatttaaagtcaaagaaaaaaaatgttttttattTGAAGCTTTGGATTTAATCACTAatataaaatttgtttgaatcacacaattaaaataaagtaagatttttgttaattttagaaatttgtgatttttttttctaCTATGAAAAATGTTAATATTTCACACACTAATtaatttacataaaatttataagaatGACATCATGTACAGTTAAACATTATCACTTCAAATATTCATCATGAGTGGGTAATATTGGATCCCAAAAGACTTCCTTCAATTAGGTACCTTTACTATAGCACCTACCTGCCAAAATTTTAACAAGCAAGGCTTCTCCTCGTATAAACGCAGCAAAATTTTCTCAAGCAAATAAAGCTTCCAATTAGGTCTGGACTTCTCAGATCTTTAGCATTGAATGTGTTACTATAATAACCATTTTGATGATATACAGTGAGACTTTACAGACCTCTTAATGAAAGATAAAAAATGGTGATTTTAGTATTAGATAGAAAATTAGAGCTTGCTTTGCAGCCATGGCCAATGGATAtgaaagaataatcaaattaaaataagatgaGAGAAACCTAATTAAAGTCTTTTGGGACCCAACATTACCACTTATGGTAGATATTTGAAGTTATAAAAAaacattatttttaaattttcacttATCCAAATAAAATTTTAGGTATATATATGTGATTATGAGATACCATATGACACTTAGATTGCATATGCCTAACGTAAATTTGCCATATACAAAAGGGCATATATAGTGGAGAAAATGATAGCAGACTCTTGACAAGCTAAACATCCCAAGCTACAAATCTTTG
The Hevea brasiliensis isolate MT/VB/25A 57/8 chromosome 15, ASM3005281v1, whole genome shotgun sequence genome window above contains:
- the LOC110668875 gene encoding glutamate decarboxylase 4-like translates to MVLSKLASESDVSVHCTFASRYVRESLPRYKMLENSIPKEAAFQIINDELMLDGKPRLNLASFVTTWMEPECDKLIMDAMNKNYVDMDEYPVTTELQNRCVNMIAHLFNAPLGDSEAAIGVGTVGSSEAIMLAGLAFKRKWQNKRKAEGKPHDKPNIVTGANVQVCWEKFARYFEVELKEVKLREGYYVMDPKKAVEMVDENTICVAAILGSTLNGEFEDVKLLNDLLLEKNKVTGWDTPIHVDAASGGFIAPFLWPELEWDFRLPLVKSINVSGHKYGLVYAGVGWVIWRSKENLPEELIFHINYLGTNQPTFTLNFSKGSSQIIAQYYQLIRLGYEGYRNVMENCHQNAIVLKEGLEKTGRFNIVSKEIGVPLVAFSLKDNTRHTEFEIAEMLRRFGWIVPAYTMPADAQHVTVLRVVIREDFSRTLAERIVLDITKVLHDLDSLPAKINARMSVVAEQKNGTVVKKTAIETQREITTYWKNFVMAKKNNNNTIC